The DNA sequence CCGTCAACGCGGCCGGCTGGAACGCGGCGGGCGGCTACGACGTGGTCTGGGTGCCGTCGATGCGGATGGTCGTCAACCTGGAGGACCTGGACAAGTCCCGGTGGATCAACCTCACCGGCGCGTCCGGCCACGCCTACCACGCCAACTACTACGACCAGACGGACAAGTGGGCCAAGGGCGAGCTGCTGCCGTGGGCCTTCACCCCGGGGGCGGTGAAGAAGGCGTCGGAGAACACGCTCACGCTCACGCCGTGAGGCGGGTGTTCTCCTCCGCCAGGTGAACGGGCGCCGGTCAGGCCGGCGCGAAGCGGCGCACCCCGCCAGGGGTGACCACCGCGTGCACGGGGTGGTCGTGCGGTTCCTCCGGGACTCGCGCGACCACCTCGTCGTCGTAGAGGAGCACGACGAGGGCGGGCGTCGCGCCCGCGCGCTCCAGGCGCGCCAGCACGCGGTCGTACGAGCCACCCCCGCGCCCCAGCCGCATGCCCCGGCCGTCCACCGCGAGGCCGGGCAGCAGGACGGCGTCCGCGCCGGTGACGGCGTCGGGGCCGAGCCGGGGCCCGTCGGGCTCCAGCAGGCCGCGGCCGGCCCGGGCCAGGTGGTCGGGGCCGCGGTAGAGGCCCCAGTCGAGGTCGTTGTCGGGCAGCAGGACGGGCAGCAGCACCCGGACGCCGCGTTCGCGCAGGCCGTCCAGCAGGGCGCGGGTGCCCGGTTCGCGGCCGACGGAGACGTAGGCGGCGACCGTCCCCGCGTCCGCCAGCTCCGGCAGGCCGAGCGCGCGCCGTCCCAGCGCCTCCTGCGCGACCTCGATCGTTCCGGGGCTCAGGGCCGCCCGTCGGTCCAGGAGAATTCGCCGCAAGTCGGTCTTGCCGCCATCTGCCGTGCCCATTGTTCGTACAAACTCCTTTTCTCGGTTCATACTCGGTGGAGCCGCATCTTCCACTCATTCGCAACGGATAGTGTTCGCCCCATGACTCACGCGCGACCTCGGATCAGCAAGGCTGTCATTCCCGCCGCCGGCCTGGGAACCCGGTTCCTCCCGGCGACGAAGGCCACGCCCAAGGAAATGCTGCCGGTCGTCGACAAGCCGGCCATCCAGTACGTGGTCGAGGAAGCGGTCGCCGCGGGCCTCACGGACGTCCTCATGATCACAGGCCGCAACAAGCGCCCCCTGGAAGATCACTTCGACCGGAACTACGAGCTGGAGGAGGCCCTCCGCCGCAAGGGCGACGCCTCCCGGCTCGCCCGCGTACAGGAGTCCAGCAACCTGGGGACGATGCACTACGTCCGCCAGGGCGACCCCAAGGGCCTCGGCCACGCCGTCCTCTGCGCCGCGCCGCACGTGGGCAACGAGCCGTTCGCCGTCCTCCTCGGCGACGACCTGATCGACGAGCGGGACGCCCTGCTCTCCCGCATGGTCGACATCCAGCGGCGCTCCGGCGGCAGCGTGATCGCCCTGCTGGAGGTCGACCCGTCCCAGGT is a window from the Streptomyces mobaraensis genome containing:
- a CDS encoding 5-formyltetrahydrofolate cyclo-ligase, which encodes MGTADGGKTDLRRILLDRRAALSPGTIEVAQEALGRRALGLPELADAGTVAAYVSVGREPGTRALLDGLRERGVRVLLPVLLPDNDLDWGLYRGPDHLARAGRGLLEPDGPRLGPDAVTGADAVLLPGLAVDGRGMRLGRGGGSYDRVLARLERAGATPALVVLLYDDEVVARVPEEPHDHPVHAVVTPGGVRRFAPA
- the galU gene encoding UTP--glucose-1-phosphate uridylyltransferase GalU; amino-acid sequence: MTHARPRISKAVIPAAGLGTRFLPATKATPKEMLPVVDKPAIQYVVEEAVAAGLTDVLMITGRNKRPLEDHFDRNYELEEALRRKGDASRLARVQESSNLGTMHYVRQGDPKGLGHAVLCAAPHVGNEPFAVLLGDDLIDERDALLSRMVDIQRRSGGSVIALLEVDPSQVHLYGCAAVKPTDAEDVVEVTGLVEKPDPAEAPSNYAVIGRYVLDPAIFDVLRETPPGRGGEIQLTDALQALAAEPGLGGPVHGVVFKGRRYDTGDRGDYLRAIVRLACEREDLGPDFRAWLRRYVTEEM